One Amaranthus tricolor cultivar Red isolate AtriRed21 chromosome 10, ASM2621246v1, whole genome shotgun sequence genomic window carries:
- the LOC130825338 gene encoding uncharacterized protein LOC130825338, which produces MATLTNSTFLFPHNPFFNLHHTRFKCHPSLSLHYRSRLLRRFSKYTVSQAIRTPKFDFNFTSFEDDDYGDQNFQKRRRTKGRKSGRRSKQKRWWSDDLDDESDVKTGLVEQIVDSLWILRVFRSYGLFLPIILISFLIATGPKAFLLGSGIPIGLSVIIFAFQKVSEWLEGSPRPRNRRRKRPKLDVFMEEEDDQEEERRQSKRNKKRASQSWVAQNNGSFYNKDSGSRVSSNSFGGWDDLITENDAQPPQTPPQVTERLQRMVETEGEEVKNNLSESVEERNLPLLLKLLVAVFPFLATWTDIL; this is translated from the exons ATGGCGACGCTCACTAACTCTACCTTTCTTTTTCCTCACAATCCATTCTTCAATTTACATCATACTAGATTCAAATGTCATCCCTCTCTTTCTCTCCATTATCGATCAAGACTTCTTAGACGATTTTCAAAATATACAGTTTCTCAAGCAATTAGAACACCTAAATTCGATTTCAATTTTACAAGCTTTGAAGATGATGATTATGgcgatcagaattttcaaaagaGGAGGCGAACTAAAGGAAGAAAGAGTGGTAGACGCTCGAAGCAGAAACGATGGTGGTCTGATGATCTAGATGATGAGAGTGATGTAAAGACTGGTCTTGTAGAACAAATTGTTGATAGTCTTTGGATTCTTCGG GTATTCAGGTCCTATGGTTTGTTCTTGCCGATCATCCTTATATCATTCTTGATAGCTACAGGACCAAAAGCTTTTCTCTTGGGATCAGGTATCCCTATTGGACTGTCAGTGATTATCTTTGCATTCCAAAAGGTTTCAGAATGGCTAGAAGGCAGCCCTAGGCCTCGAAACAGACGCAGAAAAAGGCCAAAACTTGATGTTTTCATGGAGGAAGAGGATGATCAGGAAGAAGAAAGACGCCAAAGTAAAAGAAACAAGAAAAGAGCATCCCAATCCTGGGTAGCCCAAAACAATGGTTCCTTCTATAACAAAGACTCGGGGAGTCGGGTCAGTAGTAACAGTTTCGGTGGCTGGGATGATTTGATTACAGAAAATGATGCTCAACCTCCACAGACGCCTCCCCAAGTCACTGAGAGACTGCAGAGAATGGTGGAGACTGAGGGGGAAGAGGTGAAAAATAACTTGAGTGAATCAGTGGAAGAGAGAAATTTGCCTCttctgttgaaattgttagtgGCAGTTTTCCCATTCTTGGCAACATGGACTGATATACTGTAA
- the LOC130825845 gene encoding haloacid dehalogenase-like hydrolase domain-containing protein At2g33255 isoform X1 has protein sequence MLTSLFRPLIFLRHRPLMAHFTSNSTENLATSNSIAKIKLRGVVFDMDGTLTVPVIDFPAMYKAVLGEEQYLTIKSQNPSGIDILHHIESWNPNEQQKAYQIIADFERQGLDRLQIMPGATELCGFLDSKKIRKGLITRNVKDSVDIFHLRFGMTFSPALSREFRPCKPDPAPLLHICSTWDVQPDEVIMIGDSLKDDVVCGKRAGAYTCLLDENGRYDSPEFASVEHQPDFKKGTEAGTIDSELAHWATFSCHRG, from the exons ATGCTCACTTCACTATTTCGACCTCTCATCTTCCTCCGACACCGTCCATTAATGGCGCACTTTACATCGAATTCCACTGAAAATCTCGCAACAAGCAACTCCATAGCTAAAATCAAGCTACGAGGTGTTGTGTTCGACATGGACGGAACTCTTACTGTTCCAGTAATTGATTTTCCAGCAATGTATAAAGCTGTTTTGGGAGAGGAACAATACTTAACTATTAAATCACAAAACCCTTCTGGAATTGATATTTTACATCATATTGAATCTTGGAACCCTAATGAACAGCAAAAAGCTTACCAGATTATTGCTGATTTTGAACGCCAAGGTCTTGATCGTCTGCAGATTATGCCcg GTGCAACTGAACTTTGTGGTTTTCTGGACTCAAAGAAGATAAG GAAAGGACTTATCACTCGGAATGTCAAGGATTCAGTAGATATATTTCATCTAAGGTTTGGG ATGACTTTTTCTCCTGCACTCAGCAGAGAGTTTCGCCCTTGCAAACCTGATCCAGCTCCGCTGTTACATATATGCTCGACTTGGGATGTACAGCCTGATGAAGTGATTATGATTGGTGATAGCCTAAAAGATGAT GTAGTCTGTGGGAAAAGAGCAGGTGCATACACATGCTTACTTGACGAAAATGGGAGGTATGACTCTCCTGAGTTCGCTTCAGTCGAGCACCAGCCAGATTTTAAG AAAGGGACGGAAGCTGGGACAATTGACAGTGAATTGGCTCATTGGGCGACATTCTCTTGTCACAGAGGATGA
- the LOC130825845 gene encoding haloacid dehalogenase-like hydrolase domain-containing protein At2g33255 isoform X2, whose protein sequence is MLTSLFRPLIFLRHRPLMAHFTSNSTENLATSNSIAKIKLRGVVFDMDGTLTVPVIDFPAMYKAVLGEEQYLTIKSQNPSGIDILHHIESWNPNEQQKAYQIIADFERQGLDRLQIMPGATELCGFLDSKKIRKGLITRNVKDSVDIFHLRFGMTFSPALSREFRPCKPDPAPLLHICSTWDVQPDEVIMIGDSLKDDVVCGKRAGAYTCLLDENGRYDSPEFASVEHQPDFKVSSLTEVHSLLETHFDLSPC, encoded by the exons ATGCTCACTTCACTATTTCGACCTCTCATCTTCCTCCGACACCGTCCATTAATGGCGCACTTTACATCGAATTCCACTGAAAATCTCGCAACAAGCAACTCCATAGCTAAAATCAAGCTACGAGGTGTTGTGTTCGACATGGACGGAACTCTTACTGTTCCAGTAATTGATTTTCCAGCAATGTATAAAGCTGTTTTGGGAGAGGAACAATACTTAACTATTAAATCACAAAACCCTTCTGGAATTGATATTTTACATCATATTGAATCTTGGAACCCTAATGAACAGCAAAAAGCTTACCAGATTATTGCTGATTTTGAACGCCAAGGTCTTGATCGTCTGCAGATTATGCCcg GTGCAACTGAACTTTGTGGTTTTCTGGACTCAAAGAAGATAAG GAAAGGACTTATCACTCGGAATGTCAAGGATTCAGTAGATATATTTCATCTAAGGTTTGGG ATGACTTTTTCTCCTGCACTCAGCAGAGAGTTTCGCCCTTGCAAACCTGATCCAGCTCCGCTGTTACATATATGCTCGACTTGGGATGTACAGCCTGATGAAGTGATTATGATTGGTGATAGCCTAAAAGATGAT GTAGTCTGTGGGAAAAGAGCAGGTGCATACACATGCTTACTTGACGAAAATGGGAGGTATGACTCTCCTGAGTTCGCTTCAGTCGAGCACCAGCCAGATTTTAAGGTTTCTTCTCTCACAGAAGTTCATTCATTGCTGGAAACACATTTTGATTTATCCCCATGCTAG